The window ATCTTTAGCCTTCTCCATTACAATGTACTTTATACAAAACAAGAAACTGGACGCATGTCCCTcaccattcattcattcatACGTATATATCCAAGGTCGCTACACTACCTCAGCAAAATTAagtggtatatttttcatttgattacgtatttggtttgattttcttaAATAGTTGTATTTCATTTGGTTTTATTAAGTTTGTACACTCATTATCTCATATTCTTTCGTCGGCGAGAGAGAAATCAAACTAATAACTTCGGATGCAAAACTAATAGCtcgtttgaatgtgtttttaaaataattgaaaatgcttttggcgaaaatgtttttttttttttttttgacaaagtggtgaaaatatttttagaactaatctttagtaaaaatgcaagtaaattctgaaaaaaaatacttaaatgcTTCATGGAAGAAgaacataactggtgcttcttgcagaaagcacttcaagtgcttttagaacccaaaaatatattttttttaaaagcattttcagttattttaaaagcacatccaaacgaatACTAAATGATCATAACAACTTTAAACTACAAACTCATTCACCTCTACTCTCAAAAGCATGTATCAATTtccttgaaaaaaaaagttgcataaTAATTTTGACTTGTGTGAGTCCATTTTCAAattggaaataaaataaaatctatgGTTACCTTATCTTTCTCTCTTGTTTTATTTTCCCCGAAAGAAAAGGCTAGAAGATCAGTTTAAGATTATCTTGTTAAGATCCTTCATAttcaaagcaaaaaaaataaatagaaaagataAAGTCAAAGTTCCCAGAAGGATAAAGGATTAGGATTAGGAGGCATATTGCAAGGTACGTACAAGTGTACAACACATGAAGCATGTGCGCCCGATAAGTCACGAGTTTAGGTTTGCCACTCCCGTGACAAACATTATTATGTTTATGTAATAACACAATTTAAGATCCATATAATCAAAATTTTGAGAAGGATTCTCTACCGTTCGAATTATTCATTCTCTTTCTATTTAACCGGTCACGATTAAATTACTTTACGATATCATCAATATTAAAGGGATGGGGAAtgagctaagcctcacaatagactaacaataatatagttcaaattcgtttttggcgagaatcaaatataatacctctcacttacaagaaaaaatgaataatactagaccgtagtactaagtagctGATATTTTCTGAGTTCGAGAATAtcaaaaacaattaacacataTAAACTTTACCATCATTAGGTGAGAAACTTAGTTGCATCATTGGCCTGCGTGACGTGAGAGTTAAAAGAACCAACAAGATCGTCTTCAGATCATTTTGGTGAGGATTTTGGGAATCTGTAAATCAtatttgttcatcgtacatcgtgcggtcagtttttgtcaggtactgtttgtatttaattttagagtaatgctaggaagattaaattttcaaatcaaatgatgtgtaaCAAGTAAGAAATCGGCACGTTAATCGATacttgattaataattcaataatcaataaccacATTATTTGGTGTACACAATTttggtcttcctagcattacctctaattttaaataaaaatatttaaatgatttctaaccgcacAATGTATAATAAACATATATGATTCACGGATTTCCGGAATAATCACAAAGAGAAATCCGAATTCATAAAAGAATAAACCATAAGCTCTCAATGAAAAGATTCTAGTTAATTACTTGTCGTGTCATAAACtaaaagatttttcaatgtctCTATGATTCGATAAATTATTACATGTTGTTTTACGAATCCATGGGTGTTTTTCGAATCTATGGTACGAAGATTTAGAATagtattattaaattttaataaaataagtAGATTTGTTTACTAACAATTGGGTGGTAAGTCACAATGACATATGTGCCAATAACAACACTCCAAATTTTGCGTTCTTATTTTTGGCATTAGAGAAATTTGCAAAAGGTAGGGGGTCGGAAAGGAGATATTCCAAAAGGAGGAGTGCTTATACGAAAAGATGCTAATCTTTTATTGCCTTATCATGGTAAATATCAAAATATATTTGTTGGCCTTAATTGAATGTCCAATTGTCAAATAACAGCAGATCGTCCTATCACGGCACCACTCACTTATCTCATTGGTCCCTCTGATAAGTCCTCAGCTAACAACCCCATCTCCTCTCCctttttatataaagaaaaaaaacaagctCAAAACTCCAAATCTCTCACTATAACCCACTATTGACGTTTACTCTTATCCATAAAAATGAGAGTATGAAAAATAACGACCGTACAAATTTTGATGATCGGAACCGTTCAGTTTCTCAATTTTTGTTGGAAGATCACTATTTGTAAAAAGATATTTTAATAAAAGATTATTTAGTCGTTCAGATGTATAAGATAAACCGACTATGTAGGTACCAAGTAATTGATGTGAactgtttgtttatttgattcATTTGAATGATTAAATGATCTTCAATGCGAATGATTTTTTTGTAAGATTGATCTTCAGATATTGATTAATAAATTGATGGGATCAAATTGTTGATTTTATTCGACCAAGATGCATTCTCTACAAACGTACTTTTATGCTAtattcatatttacatttttcatAATATCGTAGTGGATATGGTGGGTATTACCCTAGAATACCATCGTGGTAATAATCCAAACCAATCAAATTAGATCATATCCCTTAAAGTTGTGACATATTAATGTGCAATTGACCTAAAATATCGTCAAATTTACATCTTGTCGCATGGATTATTCTCGACAAGTAGGGTATCTAACTCCTGATAAATATATTTCACTCTCGACAAGTGGAGACAACTACCATTAGTTGAAACCAATGTTTACATTTTTTTCGATATAAATGAGAGAAATATATGGTCGATATCGGAGAAACTCTTAAGTTTATGCTAAAATTGATATATATTGTTGATATTTCTGATATAATTGTTAAATATCGAGAAACTCTTCTATTTTGTCAAAACTAATGTTTGACGATCcctaaagtttcattttaaatttccaaCATTTCCATCGAAAACAACCGATATCgatatttgatatatttattaatattttcataaatatacatatatatatatatatatatatttctaccgATACTGATATTTTAAACGCTGAAATCGAATCAATGGcattaaatttcataaaaagaaaaaagaaataaaaaaaacaaaggaaggCACGTGGCCTCCTATATATAGGACCCTTCCTCTTCCTCCCTCACTTCCTTCATGAGCTGGCTCTCTCCGTTTCTTCTCTTCCGCCTCGGATCACTCCCTCAGTCCCCCCTGTATCGCTCGCTCCCCCTCTCAGGGATTCAGTCAAACACCCGCCCCATGTCGAATCCCAAGATTTCAGCAACCgttaagaaaatatatttttgaaTTCTCAGCAACCGTTCGATCATTTTTCTCGAACTTTCTCGTCGTTTCTCGCGGTGGTTTGTTgcggggaggagagagagaaagagggagagtGGCGGCGCGCATTTCAGCACTTGCTGTATGTCAGTAGACTGTATAGAGACCTACTTAGGTGGAATTGGTGAGCTCGCGAACCCCTTGCAATGGCCTCAGCTTCGAAAAAAACGACGCCTTCCTGTTGCTTCCGCCCCGATTCGGCGGCTCTCGTTCCGCGCGAGGCGGCGCCGGCGGCGCAGACTTCTTCCAACGCCGTTGTATCGGCCTCCGCCGTGCAAGATTGGACTGGCGTCACCGGCGCCGAGGATCGGCGCGATGATCAGCGCCCCAAGAAGATCGCAATGGCGGCCTTGATTCCTGAACCTTCTGCCAATGCCTCCACTACAGGTCTATTaacatttcttaattttatttaattttttgtaaaatattgatatatataatatatatacgtACGTATTTTTGTAAATAATGATTCTTTGAATACTGTATTGCCGAtgagatttgaaaaaaaattgaaatttcttgaattcttgatTTGTGTTTGCATAAAATGCAGGTTTCTGCTTGGTTCTcttgtatttttgtttaattttcgaTACGTCCTTTTCGTTTCTAAATTTGGTGGGACTCGTCCTTGTGTCACTCTTGTGATTAGTTTGTCTTTGTGTGCTGCTTGGAACTAAGAATTCTGGAGGTAGAACCAAAACAGAAAGAGTAGAAGTTAAACAAAAAGACGGGGAGAGAAAGCCGAATAAAAGATGGATTATGACACCCGAATCTAATTCGGAGAACAAGCTAGTTTGTTTCTTTAACTTTTTCTTGAGTAGGTCGATGTTAAGCGAATTTGATCATAAGGCAATGTTTTAGAATAAGTAAATATATAATTAGGAACTTGTTTAAAGATTGTCAGTTTTTTCGATAGCGGGATATTTCTTGATATAAGTTGCAGAACATAATCGTTAGGAAAACGAAGGAAATAATTCAGTCCATAAAAGTACCTGGAGTGGAGATGGTaggacatttttttattttcacaagCTCCTCTTCGATTTTCTCTGAGCACAGCATTACTTTCATTTTCTCAAAtgaatttttgttatacaattaaaattagggaactttaacgaaaagctcccggtactgtttactttaacgaaaaaccacatttttacactaaaaagtcaatcctggtactattcactttaccctttattttgttattatcgttaaaactcaaagttttcaagccattttcattaattttcctttaaaattaagaataacTTCGTTGAATTTCGAGTGCGAAGCTGAAAACTTTCACATCGTATTGCAATGTTCATGGTTTGTTTTCAGTGATTTTTGACGCTGAAAGTTTCTGTTTCACTTGGTTGGTTCAACTAATATCATGTAGGCATCTCAATCATGCTTAGGCCTCAAACAAGGCATCCATTGGACCCTTTATCTGCTGCTGAAATCTCTGTGGCAGTGGCAACTGTCAGGGCAGCTGGAGCGACACCCGAGGTTTGTTAATTTCACTGTTAATTTTTTCTATAACAAATAGAATTCTTATTTGGTTGAGATGGTTGGCTAAATAACACTATTTTCATTCCAGGTTAGAGATAGTATGCGTTTTGTTGAAGTGGTTCTACTGGAACCAGATAAGCACGTTGTTGCACTAGCGGATGCATACTTTTTTCCACCTTTCCAACCATCATTACTTCCCAGAACCAAAGGTGGACCTATAATCCCAACCAAGCTTCCCCCTCGGCGAGCTCGACTTGTTGTTTACAACAAGAAGTCAAATGAGACGAGCACATGGATTGTTGAGCTGTCCGAAGTACATGCAGCTACTCGAGGTGGACATCACAGAGGAAAAGTAATATCATCGGAAGTTGTTCCAGATGTTCAGCCTCCCATGGTACTTTTCTTTTGCGCGTTTATTTTTGACATTTGAACTTGTTTGTACCCTTGTATGACCTGTTGTTGCGATATATGCTAAGCTTCAGTTGTTGCATAGCTGTATGATGTTTCTGTAAATtcttaactttttattttccgGAACTTCAGGATGCTGTGGAATATGCAGAATGTGAAGCAGTTGTGAAAGACTTTCCTCCATTTAGAGAAGCTATGAAGAAGAGAGGTATTGAAGACATGGACCTCGTGATGGTTGATGCCTGGTATGTAATTTACATTTAGTGCTCCTGTACATGTGGAATGTCAGCAGGTTAATCAATGACCGTCGACATAAGTTTTGGTGTTAACGCTGCAGGTGTGTTGGCTATCATAGTGAGGCTGATGCTCCTAGCCAAAGACTTGCTAAACCATTGATATTCTGTAGAACTGAGAGTGACTGCCCAATGGAAAATGGTTACGCACGCCCAGTTGAGGGCATCTATATTCTTGTTGATATGCAAAACATGGTGGTGATAAAGTTTGAAGACCGTAAGCTTGTTCCCCTACCTCCAGCTGATCCATTGAGGAACTATACTCCTGGAGAAACAAGAGGTGGTGTTGATCGAAGTGATGTGAAGCCTTTACAAATTATTCAGCCTGAAGGTCCAAGCTTTCGTGTTAATGGGTACTTTGTGGAGTGGCAGAaggtatattttaaattgatttcgTAATTTGTATTTTTTCTTTAACTAAATTCTGATTGTAAACTAACATTCTGTTTGGCAGTGGAATTTTCGTATTGGATTCACTCCCAGGGAGGGACTGGTTATATATTCTGTGGCATATGTTGACGGCAATAGAGGTCGAAGGCCTGTAGCCCATAGGTTGAGTTTTGTGGAAATGGTGGTGCCATATGGAGATCCTAATGATCCACATTATAGAAAAAATGCTTTTGATGCCGGGGAAGATGGCCTTGGTAAAAATGCACATTCCCTAAAGAAGGTTTGAGGACAAATTATTGGCTCAGTTTTGGTATATGTTTTCTTAATAACTTGCATAtctcttatttattttatccGTATTGGGCTGAAATTAAACTACCATGGCAGGGGTGTGATTGTTTGGGCTTAATCAAATACTTTGATGCACACTTTACAAATTTCACTGGAGGTGTTGAAACTATCGAAAATTGTGTATGTTTGCACGAAGAAGATCATGGAATTCTGTGGAAGCATCAGGACTGGAGAACAGGCTTAGCAGAAGTGCGCAGGTCAAGAAGGCTAACAGTGTCATTTATATGTACTGTGGCTAATTATGAGTACGGGTTCTTCTGGCACTTTTATCAGGCAAGTTTTACGTAACTTTCTCGCTTTTTTAAGATCAAGTGTAGTGCATGTTCTTTTCCGTTTAATGTTCTTTTCAGTTTAATGTTAACTTGCCCCGTATCCCTTTTGAACTGGAAGACTGAAGAAAAGTTAGGTTGGATAATTAGTTTCAATTCCccttataattattttatggtTCTTTGTCATAGATACAACAATATGGCTTAGGATACTTAGAGAATTTGAATTATCTGCCAGCTGTATAATCAATAGTTCCAGTTCCGTCCCGAGGGTTTTCGTGTAGTTTTCACTTGCTTGTCTTTCACGAGCTACCTGTCTAATGGCGAAGTCAATGTTGTGCTGTTTGCAGGATGGAAAAATTGAAGCTGAAGTTAAACTTACAGGAGTTCTCAGCTTGGGGGCACTACAACCTGGAGAAGTTAGAAAATATGGAACTGTGATTGCACCTGGGCTATATGCACCAGTCCATCAACACTTTTTTGTTGCTCGTATGGATATGGCTGTTGATTGCAAGCCTGGGGAAACTTTCAATCAGGTATGCTGCCAAAAGTCTTAAAACTGTGATCATAAGAGTAGCCCATGGATGTTTGAGGACCACACCTACATCCACAAAATCACTAGTTAGAAAATAAAAGTgaatttgtgtttttgttttttttttcccccaaAAGAATTTGTGTTTTAGTTTAAAACGTCGTATGTTGCCCCGGTAATACCAGGGGATCCTTTACTCCCCCCACCCTCAAAATCATGTTTCTTCCCTAACTACGTATTGTAGGTTGTGGAGATGGATGTTAAGGTTGAGAAACCTGGAGAGAATAATGTCCACAGCAATGCATTTTATGCTGAGGAGACACTTCTCAGGACTGAATCAGAGGCAATGCGTGACTGTAATCCTTTGACGGCTCGCCATTGGATTGTAAGGCATCGTTACCATGATTTTGCAACTGGTCCTGCTTAATGATTTCCTTCCGTTGTTTACGATTAGAGTATGTGGTGCGATTCTTGTGTCTAATCATGCTCATGCTGATTTGAAATTTGTTTATGGTCCAGGTACGGAACACACGAACTGTTAATAGGACTGGACAGTTAACAGGCTACAAGCTTGTACCGGGTTCAAACTGTTTGCCATTAGCTGGTCCCGAGGCCAAGTTTTTGCGAAGAGCAGCTTTCCTGAAGCATAATCTATGGGTTACACAATATTCTCGTGATGAAATGTTTCCCGGAGGAGAGTTTCCAAATCAAAATCCACGTGCTGGTGAAGGATTGGCCACTTGGGTTAAGAAAAATCGATCTCTGGAAGAAACTGACATTGTTCTTTGGTTGGTTTCCGTCTTAGCTTCTCCATGTCCACGATCATATCTTTTGCCTTAGTAAGTTGGCAGATGTTAATAACCAGCCGTGATGATGATTGCAGGTATGTATTCGGAATCACACACGTACCACGGTTGGAAGACTGGCCTGTCATGCCGGTGGAGCGCATCGGATTTATGCTCATGGTACTCACGCGATAAATCTTGTTTACGCACCTTTTACGCTCGACGGTTTGTCGTTTTATTGTCTTGCATTGTGATCCCGCAGTTGTGGTTGATTTTTGTGGTTGCAGCCTCACGGATTCTTCAACGCCTCTCCGGCAGTGGATGTTCCACCAAGTGCATGTGAGTTGGAAGCCAAGGAAAATGATGTCAAAGACAGCGGAGTAGCCAAGCCCATTCAGAACGGGTTGCTAGCAAAGCTCTGAAAAAACATGTTTTCTTGTTTGCATTATCTTTTAGTATGATCGAGCTACACGCAAGGATTACTAAATCTTATCTTTCACAAATGAAACTGTGTTCTTTTGTTTTGGTGTGAATTACGGGTGCCCGTTGGTTTGGAAATTCCAATCCGGACCGAAAATTTCTGTTCCGGGTATGAATATTTCGATTTCCAAAATTTCCGAAAAATTTGGATTGTAATAGGAACGTGCTTATCTGattcaaaatttctcaaaactaaatactacaaaataaaattatgcaTAATCTTATTTTATCATGTTTATTGGGATATTGTtagataaggacaaaataaaggatgaagtgaatagtattgatttttttagtgtaaaaatgtgggttttcgttaaaatgaatagtatcaagagttttttgttaaagttttcttatttttagtATGATCGAGCTACACGGGTTTTAAGTTTTCTGTTCCGAGTCTGAATATTTCGATGCCCAAAATTTCTGAAAAATTTGGATTGTAATAGGAATGTGCTTATCCGATCCGAAATTTCTCAAAACTaaatactacaaaataaaattatgcaTAATCTTATTTT is drawn from Malus domestica chromosome 14, GDT2T_hap1 and contains these coding sequences:
- the LOC103431132 gene encoding amine oxidase [copper-containing] zeta, peroxisomal codes for the protein MASASKKTTPSCCFRPDSAALVPREAAPAAQTSSNAVVSASAVQDWTGVTGAEDRRDDQRPKKIAMAALIPEPSANASTTGISIMLRPQTRHPLDPLSAAEISVAVATVRAAGATPEVRDSMRFVEVVLLEPDKHVVALADAYFFPPFQPSLLPRTKGGPIIPTKLPPRRARLVVYNKKSNETSTWIVELSEVHAATRGGHHRGKVISSEVVPDVQPPMDAVEYAECEAVVKDFPPFREAMKKRGIEDMDLVMVDAWCVGYHSEADAPSQRLAKPLIFCRTESDCPMENGYARPVEGIYILVDMQNMVVIKFEDRKLVPLPPADPLRNYTPGETRGGVDRSDVKPLQIIQPEGPSFRVNGYFVEWQKWNFRIGFTPREGLVIYSVAYVDGNRGRRPVAHRLSFVEMVVPYGDPNDPHYRKNAFDAGEDGLGKNAHSLKKGCDCLGLIKYFDAHFTNFTGGVETIENCVCLHEEDHGILWKHQDWRTGLAEVRRSRRLTVSFICTVANYEYGFFWHFYQDGKIEAEVKLTGVLSLGALQPGEVRKYGTVIAPGLYAPVHQHFFVARMDMAVDCKPGETFNQVVEMDVKVEKPGENNVHSNAFYAEETLLRTESEAMRDCNPLTARHWIVRNTRTVNRTGQLTGYKLVPGSNCLPLAGPEAKFLRRAAFLKHNLWVTQYSRDEMFPGGEFPNQNPRAGEGLATWVKKNRSLEETDIVLWYVFGITHVPRLEDWPVMPVERIGFMLMPHGFFNASPAVDVPPSACELEAKENDVKDSGVAKPIQNGLLAKL